A window from Polaromonas hydrogenivorans encodes these proteins:
- a CDS encoding serine/threonine-protein kinase encodes MNLTNWTTRFQAGNARSCERQPDGQGSESGSADAQVAPAQPAAPRSLVGRRVGAYLIGKRLGAGGVGEVFKGVDVMLKREVAIKVLHPEFASDPLFVERFSREAQLHAQLSHPNVATVHAFVHEGDHQFMVMEYVAGISLDEFVRSGGPVPVGRALSIFRRALDGIEHAHRNGIVHRDIKPANIMVADSGAVKVMDFGIARALDSQEHLTRHGQVAGTAKAMAPEQIRGAEADVRSDIYSLGIVLYTLLAGRAPFDADSDIALMKAQLEQAPPPLSALAADVPPEVEAAVMRALQKDPSARFQSVGEFSRALDASASASAEADATAAMPRPSRAPTMSRTALNPALGHGQGQPQGAAERPTAKDFAAAATAVRPLPAAAARRKLPQLNRRAAMIALALCALVAGAVILMPRTLPRAALPALPPQPVAPQAAAPVERVAVAPVAATPEPAASAVVQPTQPPAQDETVVPRTLAIVPLGSDGHFKPGERIRLQVIASHDAHVYCYLQDETKRIMRFYPNRFRKSALVMAAAPLEIPGPMRFEILANTRNVTETIACFASERDLMDQLPSEVVGTDFARLPVTSLDQVRSAFARGGADKLAEASFLVQSSSPLVRRPVAAEPGRIEHIRFNQQTNF; translated from the coding sequence ATGAATCTGACGAACTGGACGACGCGGTTTCAGGCGGGCAATGCCCGGAGTTGCGAAAGGCAACCCGACGGGCAAGGCAGCGAATCGGGCAGCGCCGATGCGCAAGTCGCACCGGCCCAGCCCGCCGCACCGCGCTCGCTGGTTGGCCGCCGCGTTGGCGCCTACCTCATCGGCAAGCGGCTCGGAGCGGGCGGCGTCGGAGAGGTGTTCAAGGGCGTCGACGTGATGCTCAAGCGCGAGGTCGCGATCAAGGTGCTGCACCCCGAGTTTGCGTCCGACCCGCTCTTCGTCGAGCGCTTCAGCCGCGAGGCGCAGCTCCACGCGCAGCTCAGCCACCCCAACGTCGCCACCGTCCATGCCTTTGTGCACGAAGGCGACCATCAATTCATGGTCATGGAATACGTGGCCGGGATCTCGCTGGACGAGTTCGTCCGCTCCGGCGGTCCGGTGCCGGTCGGGCGGGCGCTAAGCATTTTTCGGCGGGCGCTCGACGGCATCGAGCATGCGCACCGCAACGGCATCGTGCACCGGGACATCAAGCCGGCCAACATCATGGTGGCCGACAGCGGCGCGGTGAAGGTCATGGACTTCGGCATCGCCCGCGCGCTCGACAGCCAGGAGCACCTCACGCGCCACGGGCAGGTCGCGGGCACGGCCAAGGCGATGGCGCCCGAGCAGATCCGCGGCGCCGAGGCCGATGTCCGTTCCGACATCTATTCGCTGGGCATCGTGCTGTACACGTTGCTGGCCGGCCGGGCGCCGTTCGACGCCGACAGCGACATCGCGTTGATGAAGGCCCAGCTGGAACAAGCACCGCCGCCGCTAAGCGCGCTCGCTGCCGACGTGCCGCCCGAGGTGGAGGCCGCGGTGATGCGGGCGCTGCAAAAGGACCCGTCCGCCCGCTTCCAGAGCGTGGGCGAGTTTTCGCGTGCGCTCGATGCCAGCGCCAGCGCCAGCGCCGAAGCCGACGCGACGGCGGCGATGCCACGGCCGTCGCGCGCGCCAACGATGTCGAGAACGGCCCTGAATCCCGCGCTGGGCCACGGGCAAGGACAGCCGCAAGGCGCGGCGGAACGCCCGACAGCGAAGGACTTCGCTGCCGCGGCCACCGCGGTGCGGCCCCTGCCTGCGGCGGCTGCGCGGCGCAAGCTGCCGCAGCTCAACCGCCGTGCCGCCATGATCGCGTTGGCGCTTTGCGCACTGGTGGCCGGCGCGGTCATCCTGATGCCGCGCACGCTGCCACGCGCGGCGCTCCCTGCCCTGCCGCCGCAACCCGTCGCCCCGCAGGCGGCAGCCCCGGTCGAACGCGTGGCGGTCGCGCCGGTAGCGGCCACGCCAGAACCGGCCGCCTCTGCGGTCGTGCAGCCGACACAGCCGCCAGCGCAGGACGAAACCGTGGTGCCACGCACCTTGGCCATCGTTCCTCTGGGCTCCGACGGCCACTTCAAGCCTGGCGAGCGCATTCGGCTGCAGGTCATCGCGAGCCACGATGCGCACGTTTACTGCTATCTGCAGGACGAGACAAAGCGCATCATGCGCTTCTATCCGAACCGCTTCCGTAAGAGCGCCCTGGTGATGGCGGCCGCGCCGCTGGAGATCCCGGGCCCGATGCGCTTCGAGATTCTGGCGAACACGCGCAACGTGACGGAGACGATTGCCTGCTTCGCGAGCGAGCGCGACCTCATGGACCAGCTGCCGTCAGAGGTGGTCGGCACCGACTTCGCGAGGCTTCCGGTCACCTCGCTCGACCAGGTGCGAAGCGCTTTTGCGCGCGGTGGCGCCGACAAGCTGGCCGAAGCCAGCTTCCTGGTTCAGTCAAGTAGTCCGCTTGTCCGTCGGCCTGTCGCGGCCGAACCCGGGCGGATAGAGCACATTCGTTTTAACCAGCAAACGAATTTTTAG
- a CDS encoding efflux transporter outer membrane subunit, giving the protein MNQMILLSGLCAALLCGCADVHVSEYKRPEAPAKSSWSRPSESAVSASDTISMQWWTEFRDPYLDSLVAKAIAANFDLKILAARIDVASLQIAEARAGGQPTVDIGAGASLEKSTGQRLSKQFSLGAQVNWDIDVWGKVSKGVQAQTAEFKATEADWRAGYLTLVSSVSITYFQILQLDEQIDHQQRALAKNQQILGIFETMRNNGLVPATQVLRQRAETARLTKELLELVRFRNVSENALATLLGLPAGELKVPVGRLQDRVQVPGVPTGLPSQLLARRPDVIAAEFRVLVAHDLMGQAKLAQLPSISLSGRGGSASFALGDLLKSFTFGLAPSINIPALNPAIKARAKTSEAQVQVAEQEYRRTVVAAFEDAENALVNLDAHRQQKEQLQLQVNELRQVAAGSTVQLAAGLISQLEVFENERSLLAAQLALLASHQQVLADTVTLYKALGGGWAAVEVANASD; this is encoded by the coding sequence ATGAACCAGATGATTCTTCTCTCAGGCCTGTGTGCGGCCCTGCTGTGCGGTTGCGCGGATGTCCACGTTTCCGAATACAAGCGCCCGGAGGCCCCCGCGAAGTCCTCCTGGTCCCGGCCTTCGGAGTCCGCCGTGTCCGCTTCCGACACGATTTCAATGCAGTGGTGGACCGAGTTCCGGGACCCCTATCTGGACTCGCTCGTGGCCAAGGCGATTGCGGCTAACTTCGACTTGAAGATCCTGGCAGCCCGTATCGACGTGGCCAGCCTGCAGATCGCCGAGGCCCGCGCGGGCGGGCAGCCGACGGTGGACATCGGCGCGGGCGCCAGCCTGGAGAAAAGCACCGGGCAGCGCTTGAGCAAGCAGTTCAGCCTGGGTGCCCAGGTGAACTGGGACATCGACGTTTGGGGCAAGGTCAGCAAGGGCGTCCAGGCGCAGACCGCCGAGTTCAAGGCGACCGAGGCGGACTGGCGCGCCGGCTACCTGACGCTGGTGTCCAGCGTCTCGATCACGTACTTCCAGATCCTTCAACTTGACGAGCAGATCGACCACCAGCAACGCGCGCTGGCCAAGAACCAGCAGATCCTGGGCATCTTCGAGACGATGCGCAACAACGGCCTCGTGCCCGCCACGCAGGTGCTGCGCCAACGTGCAGAAACCGCCCGGCTGACCAAGGAATTGCTGGAGCTGGTGCGCTTTCGCAACGTGTCCGAGAACGCGCTGGCCACCCTGCTCGGCCTGCCGGCCGGAGAGCTCAAGGTGCCTGTGGGCCGCCTCCAGGACCGGGTGCAGGTTCCCGGGGTGCCCACTGGCTTGCCTTCGCAGTTGCTGGCGCGCCGGCCCGACGTTATCGCGGCCGAGTTCCGCGTGCTCGTGGCCCATGACCTGATGGGGCAGGCGAAGCTCGCACAACTGCCTTCGATCAGCCTGTCCGGCCGCGGCGGCTCGGCCAGCTTCGCGCTCGGCGATTTGCTCAAGTCCTTCACGTTCGGGCTCGCGCCGAGCATCAACATTCCCGCACTGAATCCCGCCATCAAGGCGCGCGCCAAGACCAGCGAGGCCCAGGTGCAGGTCGCCGAGCAGGAATACCGCCGCACCGTGGTCGCCGCGTTCGAGGATGCCGAGAACGCGCTCGTGAACCTCGACGCCCACCGGCAGCAAAAAGAGCAGCTGCAGTTGCAGGTCAATGAGCTGCGGCAGGTCGCTGCCGGGAGCACGGTGCAGCTTGCGGCCGGCCTCATTTCGCAGCTCGAGGTGTTCGAGAACGAGCGGTCGCTGCTTGCGGCCCAGCTAGCGCTGCTCGCGAGCCACCAGCAGGTCCTCGCCGACACGGTCACGCTCTACAAGGCGCTCGGGGGTGGCTGGGCCGCCGTGGAGGTCGCAAATGCCAGCGACTGA